ATCTGCGCTAATATACATACCACCTGGAAACTCTTTTTTCGTTTTAATGGCAATTACATATGATCTTTGCGCTTGCAATCTTGTAAAATAAAAACCCATCCCATCGTAAAAAGGAAAATGGGAACACGAAAGAACATAATTTGCTGTGACGCGTTGACCTTCGCGGGTAATTACAGTTGGCTGATCGCCTTCTTCGAGATCGATGGCCATCGAATTTTCAAAAATGAGGCCTCCATTTTCAACAATCAATTGTACAAGCTTGTCTAAATAAGCTAAGGGATGGAATTGTGCTTGATCTTTCATTGATAACGCATTATGAATGTTAATATCAAAGGGGATGTCATTGACGAGCTCCCCAGGAATACGAAGCTGTTGATAGGCCGAATACTCTTGCTCCAGCTTATGGGCATACTCTTTGGTAGTAGCATAAATATAGGCATCCTGTTGACTAAAATCACAGTTGATTTGATGCTCCGAAACAGTCTGCTTAATAAATTGGAGTGCTTCTGAATTGGCTTCATAATACAGTCTTGCTTTTGTTTGTCCCATATGGCTGATTAATTCATCATAAATCAAATCGTGCTGGGCTGTAATTTTAGCTGTTGTATGCCCAGTAGTTCCATTTACTAACCGATTGGCTTCTAGTAATGCTACCTTCAAGCCTTCCTTTACGAGAAGATAGGCAGCTGTGATGCCAGTTATTCCTCCACCAATAATAACCACATCTACCTTTAGGTCTTCTTGCAAGGCCGGAAATGTCGGCAATTGAATGAAATCTTTCCAGTATGGGTCAGGAAAGCGTGGTAGGTCTTCCCTTCCTATGTCATTACGTGTCATTCGTTATCCTCCGTTTTTCAATCCTTGTTGAAAACAGTTGTTTCCAAAAACCATAGGTTCTTATACCTTGTAAGAGTATTTGGAAGTAATCTTTTTCACGTTTTGAATCTCTAGAAAGGAAATACAAGAAGAATAGCATGTTTCGTCATACTGGTTCGGTTGATTTGATTTTGACTTTTAAAGGTAATCATGTAAGAAGGCTCCTTTGGTTCAGTTCTTGGTCATGATCTTCTTAATAATTATCTGCAACTGCTTTTCGCAATATTTTGATACATCTGTCTAAATCCGTTTTTACGTTTGCCTTATAACGCATCGCTGCTTCATATCCGCCGTCCGAAACAAAATGATAATAAACAACTTCCTTATGCTTCGAATTCATATTAGGCTGAAGCTTTTTTACACGATACAAAATTCCATCCTCTACAAGATCATCAAG
The nucleotide sequence above comes from Brevibacillus laterosporus LMG 15441. Encoded proteins:
- a CDS encoding replication terminator protein → MSERESTGFLMKQRAFLKLYLITMVEMKKGYALQMLDILQHDFKNLGYRPNHAEIYRSLDDLVEDGILYRVKKLQPNMNSKHKEVVYYHFVSDGGYEAAMRYKANVKTDLDRCIKILRKAVADNY
- a CDS encoding FAD-dependent oxidoreductase codes for the protein MTRNDIGREDLPRFPDPYWKDFIQLPTFPALQEDLKVDVVIIGGGITGITAAYLLVKEGLKVALLEANRLVNGTTGHTTAKITAQHDLIYDELISHMGQTKARLYYEANSEALQFIKQTVSEHQINCDFSQQDAYIYATTKEYAHKLEQEYSAYQQLRIPGELVNDIPFDINIHNALSMKDQAQFHPLAYLDKLVQLIVENGGLIFENSMAIDLEEGDQPTVITREGQRVTANYVLSCSHFPFYDGMGFYFTRLQAQRSYVIAIKTKKEFPGGMYISADQPTRSLRSVSMNGEDLVLIGGDGHKTGQGKDTLEHYKALEAFAHEVFDVKEILYRWSTQDLVTLDKVPYIGEITANHHNVLVATGYRKWGMTNSTAAAQLLRDMVLKRDNPFLELYRPSRFYINPSLREFFAVNLDVAKHLISGKLEVPDRKIEDLADGEGCVVLYNGERAGAYKNEKGQLFVVDTTCTHLGCETEWNHGDRTWDCPCHGSRFSHTGEVLEGPAELPLKRLH